The Polypterus senegalus isolate Bchr_013 chromosome 10, ASM1683550v1, whole genome shotgun sequence genomic interval CTTAGCACCTTTCTTCCAAAATGGCAAAAACTGTAGTCACTTTTCAACATGATCCACATCAACTTTAGATTAGCACAGGTAAAGATCTTGAAACCAATCATAGGTCCACCACTGATGCTTACTGTGTGATTGAGATAGCTGTCCTTCAGAATAGACTGAGTGGCCAACCTGTTGTAGATTTTGAGTTAGGGATCAGCTCATCTACTGATACCATGTGCATCACTGAATCAGGCTCCTTCCCACCTCAACTTCGGATCCTACTATATCTCTAAATCACCTCAATATCCACTCTCAATCAGTAACACGTGAACTGTTACTGAATCCTTCTAATCAATTTAGTTAGTGTCTTACAACATGCCACAATTTTAATCATTCTCGACATGATTAGGATTCACTTAGCCTACAAGCTTATTTACTACACCTTTTTGTTTCTCTGAATGAAGTCTCCTCGCATCTCTTTCATTCATCCTCAGAGACTggagaacataagaacataaacattttgagaaatgagaggagatcattcagtccatcaagcttgtttgattAGCAATTAACTATGCTATCTCAAAATGTCATCCAGATACCTTTTAAAGGCTGCTTCAACTAGAGTAGAGTCATTTCACTGCTCAGCTCAAAACTCTCAGCATGCCACCAAATTATCTTACCTGCTAACAGATCCCCTAACATAAGAAGTCTCTTTGCCTATCAGTTTATGCTGGAGTGTAAACTCAGTAACTTAATATTGTAAGTCAGCCACTGTCTTCCTATATGCAATTGAGACAAATGACATCTTGGCATGTTTAGGACTCTAATGACCTCCGGGCCCAGCTGCTGACCCACAGCATATCTTTGAATTAAATTACCTTCCAGCTCAGCGCCTAATGCTCAGTTGTCCCAGAGTTTCTTTACCTTCTTGCTCTTCTCCAACACATAACGGGCCATGAGATAAATCACATAATCTGCTTGCTTTATGCTCATATTTCATATGTCAATGTGGTGCAAGTAAATTCTTTCAAGGCTGCTATAAATTGATTTTAAGAGCTAAAGACATTTTGAAAGTGCCACCAAAAGTCAACAGAATTAAGAATTCAagaatttgaatttaattttaagtgtCATAGGTTTGTGTTTGAAGCTCATGTCCAAAACCGAGAAAGACATTACCATTTATCCACATGTAACTGAAGTATatgtagttttaaattaaaacgtCAAAATTTCAttgccactttaaaaaaaaaaaaacatacacaaaccACATAGAAAATTTTGTCAagatttgatgtcatttttgcaTTCTGCTAGATACGATTTTCTTTAGAAAACTAAGATTTGAGCATTCTTACTGATTTTGTCCTACAGGtgaaatgtaaatacatttaaaggaacacatttttgCCCTAGAAAGATGTAAATTCTTTAGTAATTCTTTATTCTGCAATTCTTTATTCTTTAAATGTAATGTGCATTGCTGCAGTGGGAACAAGAGGAAATAATATGAGCTGTCCTGACAATGCAAAGCAAAGGAAGGAAAATTACAGGGTGAATGGAGGATGGAGGTAGGGAAGCAAGGGAAAGAAGGAGGAGAGATGGAGGAGAGCTAATGAGTTGTTAGAGGCAGGCAAGAaagacggagagagagagagcaggatGAGGAGGACGAGAAGACAGTTGTCATGGCAACACTAAGAGGAAAATTACTCTGATGCAGAGGAGGAGACAGATAGGGAAGCATTAGGAGGAAAATACAGTggagtaagagtaaaaaaaagagACTTGCGGCATTCATAGGGGTGTTAAGGCTCTAGGATCATATGAGGAAGACAAGGGGGTAACAGAGGCTGGGGAAGGGATGTGAGAGGGAGGAACAGTTCTGGCAGTCATACAGCCAAGCAGTGGCTGAGTGAGATTAAGGGGGTGATGCAGGCCTTGCCATATATGGGCACAGAGCATCATGTGATGCTCCACAGCAACTAACAAAACAAGATGATCCTCAGGAAAATGGAGATATGAGAGATTTAGGCAGCAACGGAGCTGTAGGAGGAGGCTGAAAGGCCCAATCCGGAAAAGCACATTTACTACGAAGCTGTGGGCAGTGTTTTATTCAGGAAGGTACCGAGCCATTTCAACAAGAGGTTAGTCTTTAGAACTGATGatgtatattctgtatatgctgCCTGCTGCAGAAGGTGGCTACAGTGCAACACAGTCAGAGTATAAGATTGCAATGATGATTAGGCCATGCCCTATGAGGGCAGTCTTCTAGCAGCAATAGTCGTGAAGATTACTGAACTGTTGTGGCTGAATTAAATGATCGCTCGTCCATTTGTCAGGGTCACAGACCTGTTCAAGCCAATAGAGACATTCAGCCAGTATTACTGGAGCTGAAGGGTACTGTCATATCTAGACTAGGATTGAATATGATCCTGCAGTGTAGGTTATCAAGGCCATTTCATTCATCTCTTATCATTTATAGCTGGCtagcatcttcttctttttctgtggTGGGGTCAGTAGGAAAGGTTTTCTGGTTTGTTTACATGTCTTATCTTGCATTATGAAGATCTCAAAATGAGCTTTACCCAGTAAACAAATAGCAGCACTCAGTAGGCTTTGTGCTTCAAATGCTATTGGTTTATTCAGGTTTTGACATTGCTTAATTGTGCTGACAAGTTCATTTTTGTTCCCAAAAAGACCACTTCCAGAAGAGATGGACATGGAGTCCATGGGTGGCCTGGGTGATGACAGCAGAACCTGTGAGTATGCTGCTTGCTGGATTAATTCTACAGATAGAAATGTGAAATTTATACTTCCCTCTCTTTACTTCTGTGTCCTTTCACTTCCGCAGCTCCCCCAACTTCATTAAATGTGGGAGgcggagggggaggaggaggaacTCACCGGAAACGAAGGACACTTGTGGCCCCAGAAATGAATCTATCTCTGGATCAAAGTGAAGGATCACTTCTTTCAGATGATTTCCTGGACACACCTGATGACCTGGATATCAACGTTGATGATATTGAGACACCTGATGAAACAGATTCCCTGGAGTTCATAAGTAATGGCAATGAACTAGAGTGGGAAGGTGAGATAAATGAAGGGAATGAAGGAGGGCAGAAGGAGAACTTCAGAATACTTGATTTAATTAAGCCTTAATTCTTACAGATGACACACCTGTTGCTGCTGCCAAGGGGCCTCCTAAAGATGGAGCAGAGTGCAGGACCGATGATGATGAGGGACAATCTTCCAATGGGCGGCTGTGGAGGACAGTGATAATCGGAGAACAGGAACACCGTATTGACATGCAAGTCATTCGGCCATACCTACGGGTCGTCACCCATGGAGGTGAGCAGTGCAGTGCTCTCAGGTATGGCCTATTGAATGAATGCCAATTGTATTAAGCCTACTCAAAACCTAAAGCATATTGGCACCTACTGCCAGATTTATAGGAATAAATGCAAGGAGTCTACTCCCCTTGAAAGTTGTAACTAGAAGAACAAAGAAGAACAGTGGAACATTCACAGACCGTGAGAGTGAGGGAGCAAACAAGCTGATTGCCCTGACTTAAGACCGATGACACCATAGTGTGTCTCAGGTGATACCTTTTTGTTCATCTTTATGCCCAATCCAGTTTAAAGCCTAAGATTAGAAGCACGGTTATTTATGGCATGGGGACCCAGCTATAGAGAATCAATACAGTAACTGAGAAAAGGGAATAAAGAAATCAATAATGGGTGAGAAGAATTATTAAGATGGGGACCAAATTATTCACCAATGGTGAAAAACACTATTGTCTGGCAGTATCACAAATAATTGAAGAGAATGAGTAGGTTCACGATCAAGAGACAATAATGCACTTTGCTCTGGATTGCTATTGTGAAAAGTAAAGCTAAGAAATTGCTTTGGCGGTGAGCTAACAATATTTCAATGCTGAGCAAAGAAGATTTACTGTAGTTCAGATTCTTACCTGATGACAGAGCTCAAAGTGCATTTTAAGAAATTGACTCAAATGGAGAGTCACCACTCAGTTCTTCAGTGAAACTCCTTTTGGAAGAACATCGCACAAAGACGTTAGAACTGGTGAAGAAAGAAACAGCAGTTTTACATACACAGAGACCACCATTTCACTATCTGAAAGTGAAAACGCTTTGAAAAGCCTCCTGGTGAAAAGAATAGAATAATACTCCATTGTTGGCTTACTACTCACTATTAACATAATCAAGATTATGTCAAACAAGTGGTAGTAGGTAATGGAGACACAGTGATTGCTAAAGAAATGTATTGTTCTGGTCTCCAAGATCCTCTTAGCTGAAGACAactggaacaaaataaaaagatagcTCCTTCTAGAAAATAAGCCTTGTAAAACCTAGAAAAAGAGTTGCATTGGCAACTAAGATATGACTCTAGTCAAAGGAATGTTCTTTCTAGCAGCgacatacagtattatattgATTGCCTGGCAGTCAGTAAAGCAGAGTAGCAGAAAAACCGATGCCTATAATCTCTTGTTATAGAAAAGACTTATACACAGGCGTCACAAGATGAATCCATTTAGTTCATGTCAGCCTTTCCAACACATCGGAATAATCAATCACTAGATGACATCAAGTCACGTATGATCACAGTATGAGAGGAGAAGACTTAGTAGATAAGGTTCTGGAAGTTGGAAAACTTGGAGACATCAAGATGGATACATACCGACatggaaaataatgaaatacaagtTGATGAACTGAAAGATAGAAGTTTGTAATTTATAAGCAACATCCATGGAAATGGAGAGAGCTGGAGCAAATCTGCCAgataggccaggggtcctcaatcccagtcctggagagccgcagtggctgcaggtttttgttctgacctggttgcttaattagaaagcaattcttgccaataaagcactaacaagctatgaaattaaatgaactcagctatgtcaggtcattctcatatcctagattttctttccctttctatcatgcaaatgatttgaaggctaaaatggacgagtaattctcagtccttcacttttttctcttcatttttcttccaagtatttaattaaacccaatagtgcagataaatacacacaggtgtaaatgtaaataagctaaatggagaaatgcagctctctcttgtcatttgcatgttattgataataaggagcaattaaaatagctgtttaagacaaaattaagcaataagggctcaaaatcactaaagtgaagcagaagtgttgctttagcaataagtgctttttattaagcaactgggtgggagcaaaaacctgcagccactgcggctctccaggaccaccgtgattgaggacccctgagatAGTCTAACAAGAGTTAGAAACAACTGAATACAGAAACCATGGCAAATCTTTGGAAactattaaataatttaattaaacattcTTGATCATTTTGGCCTTTGTGAGTTACACTCGGGTACAGGAAGGTGGCACAAAGTTGCTTGCtccctcacagtgctgccagagAGACAGGTTTGAAACCTGGTGCTAAGCACTAGCTGTGTGCAGTCGAAATGTTTCACCTGTGTCTGGATGAATTTTCTCCCAGATGTTGCCTTTCATCCCACATTACCAAGACACACACAAGTAATTTTAATTAGCAACTCTAAAATGGCACCTTGCACCTAATGCTtccagtgaccctgaattggataaggacagaaaatgaatgcatgtCTATTTAGATAGCATGGCTCCTACAGATGTCTTATGGTTGAAGTTTGTCATTCACATCCTAATGCCAAACATGATTTGAACAATGCTGAATCATCTTTATGATCACTTTGAGCAATGATAAGAAGCTCAAACTATAATTTTGTAGAACTGATTTCTTCTTCAGGGAATTTTTCTTGCAGTTCTTTACCATTTCATATCTAACAATATGGGCATACAATTCATCTGTTTTATTCACAGTTTATACTGGATAAAGTTGTAGAGGTAATAAGCTGAAAAATGTAGCCTAGACTTTCCTTTCTCGATTGGCAGCCATCACAATTGTCTGGGAAGATTTTTAAATGGATGCAGGTCAATTCCGTGTGGAAGTAAAATTGTGGTCATGTCCGATTATAGCCCTATAAACAGTAAGTTTGAAAAACATGGTAACTGGACAGTGaagtgcggtgaggttcatggctggtgaggcactgactccttcagtcAGATTTACagatatatgaacccaaaagagtagcttttTCACTATGCAgttggcagccagcatgcacattgactactggttatgtttcatatctcatcagcattatttacacacacacagtaggtaaggtacatatttggctaagaaggAATGTCACATTTATAgcgacgagagagagagagagcggagagagcacatttgctcctcaccctccatgtgttctaaacttgccattgcaattccataattcatactcattcagtacaaatgaaagtattgagtggtgtacaaaaaaaaactgatttcaattttgaccttaattgaaatatttagttgtttttaagagcttttaattcttttaattcaattttaatacaaattgttcaacaaaaggataacaagaaaaataaaacaatattttatttaaggtcaaaatttagtttttaaatactggattttttttcctagtctaatcccattttttttataaatttcaaaaCCGTTTATTGTctaacctttatttgtaaatgaagttcatgcacctatccttctccacgaaaacctctgtcactttcttgtaaaagtcctccttactttcctttaattttaaaagtcttaatcttttgttttgtcagtcagttggaacaaaaaacccaaataaacggaccactgcagtgcacttgactttctgatatcgctaacttattggtgcTTTGGgcctctgcatagaagaacagcagcaacaagcaatggTGGGTTCACAGGCGCCCCCTTCAGTGCGACACGGTACTGCCTGCCTCACCTTGTgtcttttcactgtggttttatgtccaatcagcaagactaaatatgttacacacattcattaaagatattagccagtcTGAGAGTGTAggccgaggtgaggtgaggtgaggctcgtcgctattattagttttttttacttttcacgaTGTTGCCTCCCCTGATCGCACGACCCTGTAACTGGATAATGTATGGTCATGGGTGTCTGAGTAAAGACCATTGCAGTTCCAGGTAAGGTAGTGAAATTGCCAAATTGCTtgcaaattgagttaaataatgaacTTTAAATGGACTGTTCTGAGTTTTTAATCAGATATTACAAGTGAAGTGATTAGATTTTGTTATTTGTACTATTGACACCATAGTATTCTTTCAGACTTTGCATGTAAATTGCTCTATCTGCTCCACCATGCACCATAATTGTGCGTAATTAAGCAACTAAGTATATAAATGGAAGGGTGAACTATTAGTGAGTGAGAAAAAGTGTTCTGTTAGGAACTGAGTGTGTAAAAACTTTAAAGAGGAAGTGAGGGTGTGAAAATAACAAGGTGAGTGAGAAGTTCTATGAGAAGCTAGGCAGGGAAGGAGTGAATGAGCAGGTAAGTGACAGAATGAGTGCGATAGCAACTGAgtgactttttttatattttattgattttaatactaggttgttgtaccgtgttagccattatgaatgtagagaaaagccaagcaaaatgacaccttttattggctaactaaaaagattacaatatgcaagctttcgaggcaactcaggccccttcttcaggcaagatgtaatacagaaactgaagtttcctgtgtttatatccacacactaggacaagaaacaacaatggtaaatttttaaatgaaaactcttaaatgtaaaaaattaataggttcattcaggctaagattaatttaacaggagatagaagaacaatgaatggtcaagatctttagataagataactgtccaataaagtcctttgacgtttgtgatgagtttttcaaaacaatgcagatctgtagtcaggttgtctgtgtcagtctgagagatgcaaacagtcttcatatctggctataaaactcttgtctctgttcaagccatgctgtaatgtattacattttaacatgagcttaacttcccattcttttctctcttgctgtgttttgaagttgcccataagcactgtgactttaaagtccctctcacagtgtccatggctgttgaagtgttgattttaattagaaacagataaaattccatacagtcaagacaaatttaacaaatcatagCATAATTagacccccacccaagagaaagagagaagagccagCAACTGATGCTACTCTATAAAAGAAGCAAGACAAAAACAGTATCCTTTTCcctgaaatggaagcttattcttaaatgttattgttttgatcCTGccgtatttttttaaaaaagttctgagcagatcctctaagtgagaagtAGATTTTTTCcgatttcaagtagtatagaacaaGGGTCGCCAGCTCtaatcctggaggaccaccgtggctgcaggttttcattctaatcctttttttaatgagtgccctgtttgtgctgctaattaacttcttgtgaattcattttaattgacttgtttttttttcagatttgtttccctgaatttcttcatcgttgctctgaattgcttcatttctttccttaaatggcacccaaacagaagtgagtgagccaacagaagaacaactaagtcagggcctcaaattccaaacaatttcactccaaccagttgcttaatgaggcgctgactcttgttaattaaacccgttctttaattccatggcttgctgctgatCTCCCTGTGtaaatagcatacatttccgaaattgtagattttctcttttctaagagcacactcttaaaatgttttggggacctgagcagatcagcattcctgagaccttcacctttctttattttcagatattgtatgatggacaccagttgttttggctcattttgtgtctcattattgtttgactgctgattaaggaaaaagaaacaattaaggggtcaatgaaaattaactcaaaagaacttaattagcaggaaaaacagttaactaattaagaaaagggttagaataaaaacctgcagccactgtggcccactaggactggagtttgagacccctggtaTAGAACATTGGTTATTCACTGACTTAAGAGTgatggggtgggattcttccagccaagcaagataagtctacatgctagtagtgtagtaaaggaaattacagttggTTTGCCCAccaaacagctgttaatggattaggagtgattgtgccGCCAAGAttgtctgataggcatgcaaagatttttgtccaaaatgttgttaatttggtgcatgcccagaaTTGAGTGACATTTTGAGTAGTTAGTGAGCAAGTTGCAGAGTTAGCCATTATGGTGCAAAGGAGTAAAAGAAAGGGCCAGTGATTGACGACTGTTAGTGAACAATGAAGTAAGGGTTACAAACTTCTGATTTAATGAAGCAATTGATTCACAAGGTCAGTGAGCATGGACGTCAGCAACTAGTGACCAGATTAGTAATAAAGAAGATTGTGAGCAGTTAGTGATCAAGTGAGTGATGCCAATGAAATTGTGAATGCTATTGAGCAATGAAGGAATAAAGGTTACTCACTGCGATTATGAGTAGCTTTGAGTGACGGTTAGTGCTCAAGGGAGTGAGCGAGGACTGAGAGTTAATGTGAACAGCTGTTGAGTACCCGAGGTTAttacactactacattttcatttaaaactgtgCTTTTAAACTcaaacaatctctgtccacaaTGATGTTTTGACATTGTTTACCGAAGTATCACCATCCACACTAAAACGCATATGACGTAGATAATCCCTTACAATGTGCCTGTGTGCACCAGTGGAAAAATCCCTAAAGGGACAACAACACCACCAGCCCTGCAACCATAGCACATGTATGCATGATTCagactgtacagggtggtccagatctaattatgtagatccagatcgtctggatgactttgatttatgtggggacgattccagttcgacgtgaagacgattcttcatgtcgtcagttctcacacttctcgatggtccaggattttttgggtgattttctatgtaataaacttaataagttaaagtgtaatgaaaattgcataattagatctataCAGAAAGCAACTTAGATGGATACACATAAACAACAGaacaagtgccatggaaagcaactcgcCCCTCTCTGCCTATATTTTTTGTGTTGGAATCAGGCGTGTCGTTAGTTTTAAGAGATGCCCTCCAAACTGAGGAGCCCTTAGATGGTTGTTTGGGGTTTTCAAGCAAGTTGTGTATGAAGATCACATCAAAGAGTAGGATTGGGGGCTGGATGACAGTAATCATTGGCTAAAGTTTCTGGAAGACACTCCCCCTAACAACGCCATTAgttgaaatatgtttttcttttgtaaaaggtgaccagtcagggaatgagacattgtgatgagcaggatccaatccaGGAAGTGCTACATTATAAGCAAAAAGAAATGAGAGCACGATTAGAGTCTGAATTTTAGAAAGTCAATGTTTTCATCCATTCACATCTCAAGAGCTGAGCTGGCATTTtctgaagtactgtatatggCTCTGgacagcattttcaaaagtctccactTTCAGGGGTTAAAAATGGCAGGGAAATGTGGACAAATGAAGAAAATAGAgcctaatgtctgcatttttaaacaaaaacatattaatgTGGTTGTAGCCTGAGTCCTTGAGAAGTTTGTTTGTAAGACTGAGCAGTTGATCAGCAAACAAACATGTCGGAAGTTCACTGAAAGAGCTAAAAAAACTGAGTAATCAGGTGAGCATCAGCTAGGATGAGAAAATGACTCAGTAAGACTTTGAGCAGTCTGAGCGCACgaagaagaaaagacaatgaATAGTTAGTGGACAAATGAATAGCAGAGAATGTCACTGAGTGAGAATGTCAGTAAACTAATGAGCAAGGAACTGACAGGAGCAAACAGAAAAGTGTGAGATTGAGCAAAAAGACTACTGAGTTAGATTGTGAGAAACTAGTGAGCAAATACTTGACAAAGTGAATAAATAGTAAGCAAGAGAGGGAGCAAATAAGAAGGTTATTGTGAGAAGCTACTGAGCTATTTAGTGAATTGGCTGGCAAGCAACATAGTGAGCAGGTAAGTGAGAAggttaatgaaaaaataagatcGTTAGCACCTATTAAACATATGGATTGATAATACTGTGTGTGAACATGTAAGAAAATCATTGAATATTGAGCCCTTGACAGTGGAAAGTAGGAAGAAATTGACAGAATAAGTGACTAGTGAAGGAGTAAAAGGGTGGTGGCACTGAGTAAGGAACTGAAAGAGACATTGATGAGTGTATAGGAGTATCTCTTGGCAGTCAACCATTGAAAGAGCAAATACATGAGGCaggaagagagacagaaaaagagcGCATGTAAAGGCAAGCAAGTGACCAAGCAGCCAAGAGACTGGACAAGGTAGCAAATTTAACAAACTTGTATTTTACCTTATAGGTTATTATGGTGAAGGTCTGAATGCTATCATCGTGTTTGCCGCCTGTTATCTCCCTGACAGCAGCTGCCCTGACTATCACTACATCATGGAGAACCTCTTCCTGTAAGTAGCTGAGCGTAACCCACTTCTTGTGCTTTTGCAAAATGGCTTTGCAGTTGTGATTAACTTTTAAGTAGTGACTGCTTTAGGTAGAAAAAGTGCAGTTTGATTCAGGAACACAAATGTCTGAACTGGCAGGCTCCTGTCATCAACCTGCTCTCCTCATTAGGATCATCTAAAATATTGACCATCTgatataaaacaaataacaccATCACCTACCTCTCCTGTGTGGCCCACCCTAACTTTAGCCAAGATTGATGTTTTCTTCATTattagtaattctggtgtgtattaatTATTGGCTATTTATTGAATTCCCCCTTTAGggcaaatatctatctatctatagtccatccacccatccattatccaacctgctatatccttactaaagggtcacagggatctgctggagccaatcccagccaacacagggtacaaagcAGAAAACAATCCCCGGACATGttggcagcccaccgcagggcacacacacaaccacacaccaagcacacattagggccaatttagaatcgtcaatgcacctaacctgcatgtctttggactgtgggaggaaactggagtacccgtaggaaacctacacagacacagggagaacatgcaaactccacggagggaggccccgggaagcgaacccgggtctcctaactgcgaggcagcagcactacccactgtgccaccatctatctatcatctgtcGGTTATTTAGTGCCTTACAATtgcatctctatctatctatctatctatctatctatctatctatctatctatctatctatctatctatctatctatctatctatctatctatctatctatctatctatctatctatctatctatctatctatctatctgtgggatgtgcttgATGTGCCTCACAGACACGAGACCGCtataaaagaacaaaattatTGATGGACAGTGATCCTGTCCGGATCACATGATGCTTCCTGGCCTAGTTAGTTGGCCCTATTAGAGGATACTCAACACCAAGGATGGATGGGCACTGTTCCCTGCCACAGTTTGGGGGC includes:
- the atcaya gene encoding caytaxin isoform X1 — protein: MGTTEATLRMENMEVKDEWQDDDFPRPLPEEMDMESMGGLGDDSRTSPPTSLNVGGGGGGGGTHRKRRTLVAPEMNLSLDQSEGSLLSDDFLDTPDDLDINVDDIETPDETDSLEFISNGNELEWEDDTPVAAAKGPPKDGAECRTDDDEGQSSNGRLWRTVIIGEQEHRIDMQVIRPYLRVVTHGGYYGEGLNAIIVFAACYLPDSSCPDYHYIMENLFLYVISSLELLVAEDYMIIYLNGATPRRRMPGLGWLKKCYQMIDRRLRKNLKSLIIAHPSWFIRTVLAISRPFISVKFINKIRYVHSLEELEQIIPMDHVQIPECVQQYEEERIKARKERMEEEQQHQQPQQQPQQQSSSRERTGSAVEEEV
- the atcaya gene encoding caytaxin isoform X2, with amino-acid sequence MDMESMGGLGDDSRTSPPTSLNVGGGGGGGGTHRKRRTLVAPEMNLSLDQSEGSLLSDDFLDTPDDLDINVDDIETPDETDSLEFISNGNELEWEDDTPVAAAKGPPKDGAECRTDDDEGQSSNGRLWRTVIIGEQEHRIDMQVIRPYLRVVTHGGYYGEGLNAIIVFAACYLPDSSCPDYHYIMENLFLYVISSLELLVAEDYMIIYLNGATPRRRMPGLGWLKKCYQMIDRRLRKNLKSLIIAHPSWFIRTVLAISRPFISVKFINKIRYVHSLEELEQIIPMDHVQIPECVQQYEEERIKARKERMEEEQQHQQPQQQPQQQSSSRERTGSAVEEEV